The window CTCCGCCGGTGACAAGCCCCTTTTCACGTACGTGTATGCGCCCGGCACCGCACAGCTGGAGTCGCCGAAGCCGTACCTGCACCCGATCCGGACCCTCGCCGGTGACCTGGTGTCGCTGTACCGTCCGCACGACCACGTCTGGCACAAGGGGATCGCCTGGTCGCTGCCACATGTCGGCGAGCACAACTTCTGGGGCGGCCCCACCTACGTGCACGGCCAGTTCTACGTGCAGCTGGACAACAACGGCAGCGCCACCCACCGGGAACTGACCGAGCTGTCGGCCGGCGCCTCCCGCGCCACCTTCGCCCACCGGCTGGCCTGGACCTCGCAGCAGGGCGCACCGGTCATCGACGAGCACCGGGCGCTGACTGCGGCACAGGCCGACGACGTCAGCTGGACGCTGGTGTTCGAGACCCGGATGACCAACGTGTCCGGCGGGACGCTCGCCTTCGGGTCACCGACGACCAAGGGGCGGGAGAACGCGGGGTACGGCGGGCTGTTCTGGCGCGGGCCACGCGCGTTCACCGGCGGGACCGTGCAGTCACCGGACGGCACCGGCGCCGACGACCTGCGCGGCAAACGGGCCGAGTGGTTCGCGTTCCGCGGCCGGCACGACGAGGTCGGCCGGTCGTCGACGGTGCTGATCGTCGACGACGGGGCGAACCCGCAGCACCCGCCGCAGTGGTTCACTCGCAGCGCCGAGTTCGCGTGCCTCAACCCGGCGCCGTTCTTCAGTGAGGAACTGGACCTGCCCGAGGGGCAGAGCCTGTCCTTCCGCTACGCCGTGGTGATCACCGCCGGGGATCCGGGCGAACCGGGTACCCGTATCCTCGCGGATCTGGGCCGGGCGGCGCTCACCGCCCCGCGCGTGCCGGACCCGGCGCCGTGACCGGCCGCGTCTTCCCCGGCGGCACCTCGGTGAGCCGGCTGTCGGTCTACCCGGACGCGTGCACCGCGGACGGGCTGGCCGGCGGCACCCCGCACGTGCACCTGGCGTCCACCGAGGCCTACCTGGTGACCGGTGGGACGGGGGAGCTGCACACCCTGGACACCGCCGGTCACCGGGTGACGCCACTGGCGGCGGGTTCGCTGGTCTGGTTCACCCCAGGCACCATCCACCGGGCCGTCAACCACGGTGATCTGTGGGTCGTCGTGGTGATGTCGAACGCCGGCCTGCCCGAGGCGGGCGACGCGGTGATGACCTTCCCGCCGTCGGTGATCGCCGACGCGGACCGGTACCGTGAGGCGGTAGCACTGCCGGTGCCGCAACGCCGGGAGCTCGCGGTCACCAACTTCCTGCGGCTGGCGGCCGACCCGGCGGCCCTGGAGCAGTTCTACACCCAGGCCGTGGCCCTGGTCCGGCCGAACGTCGCCGCGTGGCGGGAGATCTGGCGGTCCACCGTCGAGGCGTCGGCCCGGCACACCGGAGCGGTTCTCGACGCGCTGGAGAAGGGTGACGGCGGGCATCTGCGGGAGTCGGCGCTGCTCAGCGCGCCGCAGAGCGCGACGGACCGGCTCGGCATGTGCGGCCGGCTGCGCACCTACGACGTCCGCGACGGCGTCACCTCCTGAGCCGTCGCCGGACAGCCGCGCCGTTCAATGCCCACCCCGTAAAAAAATGACAACTCCGCTTCCTCCATCGAGCGAAGGAGCCACCGGCATGCCGCATCTGGAAGTCCCGCCGGAGATCGAACCCCCACTGGCCGGCCACGTCGCGATGGGCGACCCCGAGCATCACCTCGACGCCATCACGGTGACCTCCCGTTACCTGACCAGGGCCGGCCGTCCCTGGCTACCGGTCATGGGCGAGTTCCACTTCAGCCGCTATCCGGCGGCCGAGTGGGCCGAGGAACTGCGCAAGATCCGGGCCGGCGGGATCACCGCGGTCGCCACGTACGTCTTCTGGAACCTGCACGAGGAGGAACGCGGCCACTACGACTGGTCCGGCGACCGTGACCTGCGGTCCTTCGTGCAGGCCTGCGCCGGGGCCGGCCTCGACGTGGTGGCCCGGGTCGGCCCGTGGGCGCACGGCGAGTCCCGCAACGGAGGCTTCCCCGACTGGCTGCTCGCCGAGCCGGTCCGCACCCGCACCGACGACCCCGGTTACCTGGCGATCGTGCGGCCCTTCCTCGATCAGATCGCCGAGCAGCTGCGCGGCCTGACCCGGGCCGAGGGCGGCCCGATCATCGCCGTCCAGGTCGAGAACGAGCTCTACGACCAGCCCGGGCACCTGCTCACCCTCAAGCGGATGGTCCGCGAGGCGGGCCTGGACGCGCCGCTGTGGACCGCCACCGGCTGGGGGCACGCCCAGCTACCCGCCGACGAGCTCCTGCCGGTCTTCGGCGGCTACTCCGAGGCGGCCTGGGACGACGCCCACGACGGGTGGCCGCAGCAGAGCCGCGCGCACTATTTCTTCGGGCCGGGCCGCGACGACGACTCCATCGGCGCCGACCTGCGCAAGGACGAGGACCACACCGGCGGCGGTACGACCGACGAGTCCCACCTCGCCCGCTACCCGTTCGCGACGTGCGAGCTGGGCGGCGGCATGTACACGTCCTACCACCGGCGGCCAATCGTGGCGGCCGACGACATCGCCGCCCTGGGTCTGGTGAAGATCGGCAGCGGCTCCTCGATGCAGGGCTACTACCTCTACCACGGCGCCTCGCAGAAGGTCGGTGCGCGGTCGACCCTGCAGGAGTCGCACGCCACCGGCTATCCCAACGACTGCCCGGTGATCAACTACGACTTCCAGGCGCCGCTCGGTGACGCCGGCCAGTTCCGGCCGTCGTGGTACGCGCTGCGCCGGCAGAACCTCTGGCTCGCCGACCACGGCGCCCGCCTCGCGCCGATGACCCTGCACCTGCCCGGCGACGCGCCCGGCGACACCGCGGACCGGGAGACCCTGCGCTGGGCGGTGCGCTCCGACGGCGACAGCGGCTATCTGTTCGTCAACAACCATCAGCCCGTCGAGAGCCTGCCGGAGCATCCCGGCGTGCAGTTCACCGTCCGGCTCGCCGGCCGGGAGATCACCGTGCCGCGCCGGCCGGTCACCATCGGTTCCGGTGCGTACTTCGCCTGGCCCCTGAATCAGCGTGTCGGTGCGGTGACGTTGGTGAGCGCCACGGCGCAGCCACTGTGCGACCTGACCGTCGGCGGGGTGCCCACCGCGGTCCTCGGCGCGACCGCCGGCCTCCCGGTCGAGCTGGTCCTCGACGCCGGAACGGCCGCCGCCGTGGAAGGCCCGGCCGCCGTCTCGTACGAGACCGAGCAGATCGTCGTCAGCGGCATCGAGCCCGGCCCGGGCGCCCTGCTGCGGATCACCGCGGCCGACGGCAGCCAGGCCGCGATCCTGCTGCTGGACGAGACGTCCGCGCTGCACGCCACCCGGGGCCGGCTGTGGGGAGCCGACCGGCTGGTGATCAGCGCCGCCCCGGTCGTCCTCGACGAGGGCACAGCCGTCGTCTACGGCCCGCCGGCGCCGGTGCTGGTCCACCCGGCGGTCAGCGGCCACCCCCGACAAGGCGTGTTCAGCGTGCACGAGCCGCCGGTCGCGGACGTCGAGCCGGTGCCGGCGGCGGTCACCCGGGTGCGCGCGGCCGGCCCGGCCCGGCGACCGGTGCTGGACGCCGCGACCGGGCGCGCCTCCGCACCCCAGGACGCCGACTTCGAGCAGGCGGCCGTGCTGCACGTGCCGGTCCCCGACGACGTCTTCGCCGACACCGGTGACGAGGTCCTGCTGCGGATCCACTGGACCGGAGACGTGGGCCGGGCCTACGTGGACGGCCGGCTGGTCGCCGACCAGTTCTGGTACGGGCCGGTGTGGGAGATCGGGCTGCGCCGCATCCGCAAGGAGGCCGTCACCCACGGCATCGAACTGCGGCTGCTGCCGCTGGCCGAAGACGCGCCCATCTTCGTCTCACCGCAGGTGCGCCCGGGCGCATATCCGGCTGGGGGCCTGCTCGACATCCGGCACATCGAGTTCGCCCGCCAGCCGCGCACTGTCCTGGCCGATCCGCGATGACCACCCTGGACGAGGCACTGGGCCGCTGCCCGGCGATCGCGATCATCCGGGCCCGCTCGTCGGACCGGGTCCCGGCGGTCGTCGAGACCCTTGCCGAAGCGGGGCTCACAGCGGTCGAGCTGACCCTGACCACCCCCGGTGCGCTGGACGCGATCACCGCGCTGGCCGGCTCACTGCCCGCCGGGATCGCCCTGGGCGCGGGAACGGTTCTGGACGCCGCCGGTGCGACGGACGCGTACCGGGCGGGAGCGTCGTTCCTGATCACCCCGGCGGTGCTCCCGGCCGTGCTCGACCAGGCCGGTGATCTGGGCGTACCGGTGGTGTGTGGTGCGCTGACACCCACCGAGATCATTGCCGCCCACACCGGGGGCGCCCACCTGGTGAAGGTCTTCCCGGCGGACGCCATGGGCGGTCCGGCCTATCTGCGGGCCGTCCGCGGCCCGCTGCCGGACATCCCGCTGGTGCCGACCGGCGGGGTTGCCGTCGACCGGGCGGCCGACTATCTGCGGGCCGGGGCCCGCGCGGTCGCCTTGGGCGGGCCACTGATCGGCGACGCCGCGGACGACGACGGGGACCTGACGGCCCTCGCCCGGCGTGCCCGGGAGCTCATCGACCGGCTGACGGAGCTCATCCATGCCTGACCTGGTGACGCTCGGCGAGGCGATGCTCGTGGTCCGCGGCGGTGTGCCGGGCCGGCCGGTCCCGGGATCGCCGGCGGTTCTCTCCTTCGCCGGGGCCGAGGCGACGGTCGCCATCGGCGTGTGCCGGCTCGGCCACTCCGCGACCTGGCTCGGTAGGCTGGGCACGGACACCGGCGGCGATCTCGTCGTGGACGGCCTGCGCGGGGCGGGTGTGGACGTCACCGCCGTGACCCGTGACCCGGACCGGGCCACCGGCCTGCTGCTGCGCCATCAGCGCACCGCCGACCGGGTGGTCGTCGACTACTACCGCGACGGCCTGGCCGGTAGCCGCCTCGGGCCGGAGCAACTGCCGGACGGGACGATCGAGTCGGCGCGGATCCTGCACGTCACCGGCATCACCCCGGCATTGGGCGACAGCGCCCGGGCCGCGGTGCACGAGGCGATCGGGCGGGCCCGGCGGGCCGGGGTGACGGTCAGCTTCGACGTCAACTACCGGTCCCGGCTCTGGGCGCCCGACCGGGCCGGCCCGGTGCTGCGGGAACTGGCCGGGCGGGCGGACCTGGTCTTCGCCGGTGCCGACGAGGCCGAGCTGATCACCGGAGCCCGCGACGATCTCGGGTCCGCCCTGCGCAAGCTGGGGCCGGGCGAGGCGGTGCTCAAACGGGGTGCCGCCGGCGCGGCCGTGGTGACCGCGGACGCTACCGTCGAGACGGCCGCGGTCCCGGTCACCCAGGTCGATCCGGTCGGCGCGGGTGACGCCTTCGTGGCGGGCTACCTGTCCGGGGTGCTGGACGGTCTCGCGCCCGCGCAGCGGCTGCACCGGGCAGCGGTCTGCGGCGCGTTCGCCGCATCGACGGCGGGTGACTGGGAAGGGCTCGCCACCCGCGCCGAGCTGCTGTCCTTCGACGGCCAGGACGTGCGCCGTTAGAGGGCCTTCTTGGCGATCTCCACGTCGGCGATCGATTTCTCGATCAGGGTGCGCATGGCGGTCTCGGCCGCTTTCGGGCGTTGTTTGCGCACGGCCAGGAGGACCTCGGCGTGTTTGTCGGCTGATTCGGTGGTGAGGGTGCCGTGCACGAACTGGTCGCGCAGGCGCAGGCCGACCTCGATGACCACGGACATCTGCAGCAGCAGCTCGTTGTGGGCGGCGCGCAGCAGGGCGTCGTGGAAGGCGAGGTCGGCGGCGACCTGTTCGTCGGCGTCCTTCTCGCCGGCGGCGCGCATGGCGGCCAGGGCGTCCTCGAGGTCAGCCAGGTCGCGGTCGGTGCGGCGGGTGGCGGCCAGCCGGGCGGCGGTCGGCTCGATGGTCAGCCGGACCTCGCCGAGCTCGTCGAGGAACACGGCGTCGACCCGGTCGGCGAAGCGCCAGCGCAGCACGTCGGGGTCCAGCAGCGCCCACTGCTCGCGCGGTGCGACGAACGTGCCGCGGCGCGGACGGGCCCCGACGAGTCCTTTGGCGGACAGCACCCTCAGCGCTTCGCGGACCGCGGTGCGGCTGACGCCGAACCGGGATTCCAGCGCCACCGGGTCGACGTCGGCGTCGGGCGGCAGCTCACCGGTGACGATCGAGGTGCCCAGGCTGGTCACGAGGCGGTCGTGCGCACTGGATCGAGGGTGGTCGCTCATGGCGGAATCATGTCATATCCCGGACGGTCAATTCACATCCGCTCCTCCTTTAAGCCTATCAAAGCAGCAACTAATATTACTTTTTGTTGACACTGGGGGAAGCCCGCGCGCATGCTGCTCGCATCCCCCGCCCCAGCGGCCGCCGCTGTCCCGCCGAGGAGAACCGATGCCCGTCCCCGACCATCTACCGTCGTCGCTCACCATCAGCCTGTGGGACTTCAGCTGGTACACCCGGACCGGCCCGGGCGAGCCGTTCGCCGATCTCGACACCGCCTTCGCCGAGGCCGTCGACCGCGGCTACAACACCGTGCGGATCTGCGCCATGCCGTACCTGCTGTTCGGCTCCGGACTGGACACCACCGCGCTCACCTTCACCGGCTTCGGCGCCGGCTTCGGGCAGGGGACCCGGTGGTACGACCTGAGCGCGAGCACCACGATCGACGGCCGTGAGCATCTGCTGAGCCTGTTCCGCGCCGCCCGCCGGCACGACTGCCACGTCATCCTCTCCAGCTGGGAGTACCAGCAGAGTGCCAGCTTCCTCAGCGACGACTCGTGGTACCGCGCCCTGTCCGCGGTGCCGCCGCGCCACCGCATCGACGCGCTCGCCGACGCCCTGGCCGGCTGCGTCGACCTGCTCACCGAGAACGGGCTCGACGACCGGATCGCGTTCGTCGAGCTGCACAACGAGGTGCAGTTCGGCCGCCTCACCGAGGCCCTCGCACCGGGGGAGTCTGCCGTCCTCGGCCTGGGGCCCCTGCTCGAAGCCGGTATCGGCCGCTTCAAGGGCCGCCACCCGGCCCAGTTGTGCACCGCGAACTACGCCTGGGTGCCGGTCGGCGAGATGCGCGGGCTGCCACGCAACGCCGACGTCGCGGTCTTCCACCCGTACGTGTACGGCGTCCTCGACGCGCTGATCGACACCTTCGCCCTGCGTGACGCCACCCGGCCGTTCCCGCAGGATCAGGTACACGAACACCTGCTGCTCGACGGCGCGCCCGCCCTGGAGGACTGGCTTCCCGACCCCGCGCAGCGCTGGCGCATCGATGCCACCCAGATCAGCGCCCGCGAGGTGTACGTGCACGACTGGTGCGACCCGGACCGCTGGGACCGCTGGCTCTACGACCGGTACGCCCACTACCGCTACGGCATGGCGCGGACCCTGTCGACGTGGATCGACGTGGCCGCCGACTGGGCCGCCGCCCACGACGTGCCCCTGGTCTTTGGCGAGGGCTGGGTCGGCTACACCCCGCTGCGGGCCGGCTTCGAGGAGGGCCCGGTCGGCACGCAGATCTGCCGGGACGCCACGGGCCTGGCCCGGCAGGCGGGCGCGTGGGGAACCGTGGTCTGCTCCAACGCGGCCCCGCACCACCCGATGTGGAGTGACGTGGCCCTGCAGGCCGAGATCAACGAAGCCTTCACCACCGGGGGTGTACCACAATGACCAGCCGATTCACCGGTCGCGTCGCGATCGTCACCGGAGCCGCCGCGGGTATCGGCGCGGCCACCGCCCGCCGGCTCGCCGCCGAGGGCGCCCGGGTCGTGCTCGCCGACGTCGCCGACGAGGAGGGCACCGCCCTCGCCGAGAAGATCGGCGACGCCGCGACGTACCTGCATGTCGACGTCGCCCGTGGTGCGGACTGGGAACGGCTGGCCGCCGAGGTGACCGGCCGGTACGGCCGCGTCGACGTGCTGCACGCCAACGGGCCCGGCCGCGTCGTGCCCACCGTGCCGATCCACGAACTGCGCCAGGACGAGTGGGACCGGCAGATCGGGGTCTCGCTGACCAGCGCCTACCACGCCGCCCGGCTGTTCTGCCCGCTGCTGGCCGAGCACCGCGGCGCTCTCGTGCTCACCTCGTCGGTGCACGCGAACACCGGCGTCGCGGGGTGCGCCGCCTACGCCGCGACGAAGGGCGCGCTGCTGTCACTGACCCGCCAGCTGGCCGTCGACTACGCCCCCGAAGTGCGGGTGAACGCCGTCATCCCCGGCCCGATCCTCACCGCGGCCTGGGACGGCATCGGCGAGGACGGGCGGGCGGCCTCGGTGGCCGCGACCCCGGCCGGCCGGCTCGGCGACCCGGACGAGGTCGCCGCTGCCGTCGCCTTCCTGGCCTCCGCCGAGGCCTCCTTCATCACCGGCACCGGTCTCGTCGTCGACGGCGGCTGGAGCATCTCCACCTCCTCCTCCTGATTGGCCCTCCCGTGAAGATCATTTCGTTGGAAACCTTCGTCGTCCCGCCCCGCTGGTTGTTCCTGCGCATCCAGACCGACGAGGGCATCACCGGCTGGGGCGAACCGGTCGTGGAGGGACGCGCCGACACCGTCCGGGCCGCCGTCGCGGAACTCGCCGACTACCTCGTCGGTGAGGACCCGCTGCGCATCGAGGACCACTGGCAGGTTCTCACCAAAGGCGGCTTCTACCGCGGCGGCCCAGTGCTGTCCAGCGCGGTCGCCGGCATCGACCAGGCACTGTGGGACATCGCCGGCAAGACCTACCAGCGGCCGGTGCACGCGCTGCTCGGTGGCCCGGTCCGCGACCGGGCCCGGATGTACGCCTGGATCGGCGGTGACCGCCCCGCCGAGGTCGCCGACCTGGCCCGGGCCCAGATCGAGGCCGGTTTCACCGCGGTCAAGATGAACGGCTCCGCCGAGCTCGGCCCGATCGAGACACCGGCGAACACCCATCAGGTGGTCGCCCGGGTCGCGGCCGTCCGCGAGGCGATCGGGCCGGACCACGACCTGGTCGTCGACCTGCACGGCCGGGCCTCCACCGCGATGGCCCGGCGCCTGCTGCCGCTGCTGGAGCCGTACCTGCCGCTGTTCGTCGAGGAACCCGTGCTACCCGAGCACACCGCCAACATCGAGTCGCTGGCGCAGGCCACGTCCATTCCGCTGGCCACCGGCGAGCGCCTGTACTCCCGGCACGACTTCCGGGACGTGCTCGGCAGCGGCCTGGCCGTCGCCCAGCCGGACGTCAGCCACGCCGGCGGCATCTCCGAGGTGCGCCGGATCGCGGCCATGGCCGAGACGTACGACGTCACCATGGCCCCGCACTGCCCCCTCGGCCCGATCGCTCTCGCCGCCAGCCTCCAGCTCGCGTTCGCCATTCCGAACTTCCTCATCCAGGAGCAGAGCGTCGGCATCCACTACCACCAGGGCGGCGAGCTGCTCGACTACCTGATCGATCCGGGTCCGTTCCGATTCGTGGGCGGGCATGCTGAACGTACCGACCGGCCGGGTCTGGGCATCGAGATCGACGAGGAGGCGGTGATCCGGATGGCGGCGATCGGCCACCGCTGGCGCAACCCCGTCTGGCGCCGTGCCGACGGATCCTTCACGGAATGGTGACCCCGATGTTCGACCGCGTGCTTTTCGGCGCCGCCTACTACCACGAGTACCACCGCGGCCCGCGGCTGGAGATCGACCTGGACCTGATGCGGGAGGCCCGGTTCAGCGTGATCCGGGTCGGCGAGTCGGTCTGGTCGACCTGGGAGCCCGATGACGGCGTGTTCGACCTGGACTGGCTGCAACCGGTCCTCGACGGCGCCCACCAGCGCGGTATCGGTGTCGTCCTCGGGACTCCGACGTACGCCGTCCCGCCGTGGCTGGCCCGGCTCCACCCGGAGATCAACGGGGAGGCCGCGACCGGTCGCCCGATGGGCTGGGGTGCCCGGCAGGAGATCCAGTACACCCACCCGGCGTTCCTTTTTCACGCCGAGCGCGTCATCCGCCGGATCGTGGACCGGTACGCGGCACACCCGGCCGTGATCGGTTTCCAGGTCGACAACGAGCCCGGCAACGTGATCCTGCACAACCACGCGGTCTTCCAGCGCTTCGTCGACCACCTGCGCAAGCACTACGGCACGGTCGAGCGGATCAACCAGGAATGGGGACTGACGTACTGGTCGCACCGGCTGTCGCGATGGGCCGACCTGTGGACCCCCGACAACAACGCCCAACCTCAGTACACCCTGGCGTGGCGGCGCTTCCAGGCCCAGCTGACCACCGACTTCATCGGCTGGCAGGCCCGCATCGTGCGGGAGTACGCCCGTCCGGACCAGTTCGTGACCACCTGCCTGGCCTACGAGCGCCCGACCGTCGAGGACGACGCGGTCACCGCCGGGCTGGACGTCACCGCGGGCAACCCGTACTACCGCATGCAGGACCACCTCACCCTGCCCGGCGCCGACCGTGTCGAGCAGAGCTGGACCTCGTCCGGGGTGTGGGCCGTCTACCAGTCCGCCGACCGGATGTACTCCTCGCGCCAGGAGCCGTTCCTGGTCACCGAGACCAACGCCCAGGCCATCAGCTTCCCGTGGCTCAACGAGCCCGCCTACGACGGCCAGTGGCGCCAGGCGGCCTGGGCGCTGATCTCCCGCGGTGCCTCGATGATCGAGTACTGGCACTGGCACACGCTGCCCTACGGCGCCGAGACCTACTGGGGTGGCATCCTGCCGCACAGCCTCGAACCCGGGCGTACCTACCGGGAGCTCGCGGCCCTGGGCGCCGAGATCGAACGGGCCGGCGCCGCGGTCGCGGGACTCACCCCGGACGCCGACGTGACGATGCTGTGGTCCAACGACACCCGATGGTCGCTGGAGCACACCCCGGCGCTGCACCAGGAGAACGGCGAGCCCGATCACCGCTCGTACCAGAAGATCTTCGAGTCGTTCCACCGTGGCGCCTTCGACACGGCGCTGCAGTCCCGGATCGTGCATCCGTCGCAGCTGTTCGGGACCGACCCGGCCGACGGTGCCGCCCGCCACCCGGTGCTGGTCGCCGCGGGGTTCCTCATCGCCACCGACGAGCAGCTGCGGTGGCTCGGCCGCTATGCCGCCGCGGGTGGGCATCTGGTCCTGGGCATCCGCACCGGGTACGAGGACCACGAGGCCCGTGCCCGGCTGGAACGCAAGCCGGCGTTCCTGACCGAGCCCGCCGGCATCTGGTACGACGAGTTCAGCACCATCGACGTGCCCATCCCGGTCCGTGCCACCACCGGCGGTCCGCTGACCGTCCCGGACGGGGCCCGGGCCACCGGCTGGATCGACGGCGTGACGGTGGACGGCGCCGATATCCTGGCCGAGTACGCCCATCCGCACTTCGGGCGCTGGCCGGCCGTCACCACGCGGGCGCACGGCGCGGGACGGGTCACCTACGTCGGTACGGTGCCCGACCCGTCGCTGGCCGGGGCGGTCCTCGCCTGGGCGGTGCCGGCCGCCGGTCACCGGCGCTGGCAGCCGCAGAGCGACACCCAGACGGTCACCGGCGCGACCGGCCGGGACGGCTCCCGGCTTCGGTTCGTGCACAACTGGTCGTTCCGGGAGAGCACCTTCACGCTGCCGGCCGCCGTCGTGGACCTGTCCTCGGGCCGGAGCCTCGACGAGGGCGCCGTCCTGGAGCTGGGGGCGTGGGACGTACGCGTTCTCCGGATCGAGGGGAGCTGACACCGTCAGCGCACGCATCGCACGTTGCCGGTCTCGTACGGCTTGTAGGTGGTGACACCGTCGTTGTAGCCCAGCATCCAGCGGTCGGCGGGGCGGGGCTCGGCAACGGTGGACGACCAGTACCGGGCGGTCTTCGGGGTGTCCGGGAACGCCGCCACGTCGATGGCGGGGGAGACCCGGGTCTCGTCGACGGTGGTGGCGAGCTCCTTGAGGGTGGGCAGGCGCCAGTCGTGGCCGCCGAGGGTCAGGCCGGCGCAGTAGCCGGCGGCATCCGCGGCCGGCATCTCACCGGCGCTGGCCCGCTGCCAGGTCAAGCCGGTCGCCGGGTCGGTGACCTGGCCGCCGGAGATCTTGTAGGCGGGGCGGCCCGACCCTTCGGCGGTCCGGGCGCAGCGTACGTGGTACTTGCCGGTCTGCTCGGCGGCGTTGCTGGCCAGGCCCTCGTAGAAGTTGATGATCCAGGCACGCAGCGGCGTCTTGGTGACCGCCCACGGCGACGAGGTCCAGAAGAAGCGGGGCGGGGTACCGGCGAAGGTGCCGGTGTCGACGGCCGGGTTGTCGGCGCGGTAGTCGACGATCGACGTCAGCTCGACGCGGCTGGGCAGGTGCCAGCCGCCGCCGTCCAGCTCGAGGCCGGCGCAGTACTGCTTCGCCGCGGTGAACGTGTAGGTGCCCGGGGCGTGGGTACGCTGCCACACCAGGCAGGTGGTGTTGTCGCGGACCGTACCGTCGCTGAGGTTGGTGTATCTGCCCTTGTCCGGCATCGGCCAGCTCGCCCAGATCTTCGCCAGCTGCTTGCCGCAGCCACCGGTGGCCGGTGCCGCGGCGGCCTTGCTGGTCTTCGCCGGGGCGGCGTCGGCTTTCGACGCCGAGGGCGAGGCCACCGGGCTGGGCGACGCCGCGATGCTGGGCGATGGTGCGAGGCTGGTCGCGGCGGCGACGACACGGTCGGTGGGTCGTGGCTGATCGGACCCGGACGCTGCGGCGTAGGCCAGAGCACCACCGATCGCCACCACAGCGGCCGTCGCCGCGGCCGCGAGCGGTTTGGCCCGCAACGCGGAGGTCAGGTTCGGCCGGGGAGCCGTGGCCGCCCCACCGGTCGCCGAGATCTTGCCCAGCACCGCGGTCGTCAGGGCCGCCGGCACCGGCACCAGGCCACAGCCGACCAGCAGCCGCTCGACCGCGACCTCCTCACGGGAGTTGCTCAGGCACAGGTCGCACTCGCGCACGTGCCGGTCGAGCCGTTTGCGCCACAGCGGGCTGGGCCGCCCGTCCCAGCCGGCGGCGGCGTCCACCAGCTCCGGGCAGCGGGGCCGGGCGTCCAGCGCGGCGACCAGCGACCGGCCGCGGTCGAGTTGGGCGCGCATCCGCTGGATGCGCACCGCCGCGTACGCCGCCGTCGTCTCCAGG of the Actinoplanes sichuanensis genome contains:
- a CDS encoding sigma-70 family RNA polymerase sigma factor; protein product: MSRHRDNERQRITAAQRGDRRAQEELARTYLPLVYNVAGRALSSHQDVEDVVQETMLQVIRALPGLRQPGSIRAWILTIAMQQVGAHQRQAAADSTAALEVLTDTGTDFEELAILRLQLSDQRRQVAEASRWLDAEDRNVLALWWQETAGHLERAETAAALETTAAYAAVRIQRMRAQLDRGRSLVAALDARPRCPELVDAAAGWDGRPSPLWRKRLDRHVRECDLCLSNSREEVAVERLLVGCGLVPVPAALTTAVLGKISATGGAATAPRPNLTSALRAKPLAAAATAAVVAIGGALAYAAASGSDQPRPTDRVVAAATSLAPSPSIAASPSPVASPSASKADAAPAKTSKAAAAPATGGCGKQLAKIWASWPMPDKGRYTNLSDGTVRDNTTCLVWQRTHAPGTYTFTAAKQYCAGLELDGGGWHLPSRVELTSIVDYRADNPAVDTGTFAGTPPRFFWTSSPWAVTKTPLRAWIINFYEGLASNAAEQTGKYHVRCARTAEGSGRPAYKISGGQVTDPATGLTWQRASAGEMPAADAAGYCAGLTLGGHDWRLPTLKELATTVDETRVSPAIDVAAFPDTPKTARYWSSTVAEPRPADRWMLGYNDGVTTYKPYETGNVRCVR
- the dgoD gene encoding galactonate dehydratase codes for the protein METFVVPPRWLFLRIQTDEGITGWGEPVVEGRADTVRAAVAELADYLVGEDPLRIEDHWQVLTKGGFYRGGPVLSSAVAGIDQALWDIAGKTYQRPVHALLGGPVRDRARMYAWIGGDRPAEVADLARAQIEAGFTAVKMNGSAELGPIETPANTHQVVARVAAVREAIGPDHDLVVDLHGRASTAMARRLLPLLEPYLPLFVEEPVLPEHTANIESLAQATSIPLATGERLYSRHDFRDVLGSGLAVAQPDVSHAGGISEVRRIAAMAETYDVTMAPHCPLGPIALAASLQLAFAIPNFLIQEQSVGIHYHQGGELLDYLIDPGPFRFVGGHAERTDRPGLGIEIDEEAVIRMAAIGHRWRNPVWRRADGSFTEW
- a CDS encoding beta-galactosidase; the encoded protein is MFDRVLFGAAYYHEYHRGPRLEIDLDLMREARFSVIRVGESVWSTWEPDDGVFDLDWLQPVLDGAHQRGIGVVLGTPTYAVPPWLARLHPEINGEAATGRPMGWGARQEIQYTHPAFLFHAERVIRRIVDRYAAHPAVIGFQVDNEPGNVILHNHAVFQRFVDHLRKHYGTVERINQEWGLTYWSHRLSRWADLWTPDNNAQPQYTLAWRRFQAQLTTDFIGWQARIVREYARPDQFVTTCLAYERPTVEDDAVTAGLDVTAGNPYYRMQDHLTLPGADRVEQSWTSSGVWAVYQSADRMYSSRQEPFLVTETNAQAISFPWLNEPAYDGQWRQAAWALISRGASMIEYWHWHTLPYGAETYWGGILPHSLEPGRTYRELAALGAEIERAGAAVAGLTPDADVTMLWSNDTRWSLEHTPALHQENGEPDHRSYQKIFESFHRGAFDTALQSRIVHPSQLFGTDPADGAARHPVLVAAGFLIATDEQLRWLGRYAAAGGHLVLGIRTGYEDHEARARLERKPAFLTEPAGIWYDEFSTIDVPIPVRATTGGPLTVPDGARATGWIDGVTVDGADILAEYAHPHFGRWPAVTTRAHGAGRVTYVGTVPDPSLAGAVLAWAVPAAGHRRWQPQSDTQTVTGATGRDGSRLRFVHNWSFRESTFTLPAAVVDLSSGRSLDEGAVLELGAWDVRVLRIEGS
- a CDS encoding SDR family oxidoreductase, which gives rise to MTSRFTGRVAIVTGAAAGIGAATARRLAAEGARVVLADVADEEGTALAEKIGDAATYLHVDVARGADWERLAAEVTGRYGRVDVLHANGPGRVVPTVPIHELRQDEWDRQIGVSLTSAYHAARLFCPLLAEHRGALVLTSSVHANTGVAGCAAYAATKGALLSLTRQLAVDYAPEVRVNAVIPGPILTAAWDGIGEDGRAASVAATPAGRLGDPDEVAAAVAFLASAEASFITGTGLVVDGGWSISTSSS